Proteins from one Nitrospirota bacterium genomic window:
- a CDS encoding DUF433 domain-containing protein, producing the protein MRFTRITVNPDQMGGAPCIRGLRIPIATIVGMVAEGMLEEEILKMFPDLEHEDVQEALKYASEAVREREIPLLTSA; encoded by the coding sequence ATGAGATTTACCAGAATTACAGTCAATCCAGACCAGATGGGTGGTGCTCCATGCATTCGTGGGCTCCGTATACCTATAGCAACTATTGTCGGCATGGTTGCAGAAGGCATGCTGGAAGAAGAAATTCTCAAGATGTTCCCGGATTTGGAGCACGAAGATGTTCAGGAAGCACTGAAATACGCCTCCGAGGCTGTGCGGGAGCGTGAAATACCGTTATTAACATCTGCATGA